From one Butyricimonas faecihominis genomic stretch:
- a CDS encoding MarC family protein has translation MDFSINIKEIFTAFMVLFAVIDITGSTPIIIGLNSAGKKVNAGKAAGISLAIFITFLFAGDGLLKLFNIDISSFALAGALVLFVLAVEMTFNIEIFQNDGPEGSATIVPVIFPLIAGAGALATTLTLKAECSVFSIIIAIILNMLVVYIVLRNVYLVERVLGKGGVYILRKFFGIILLAMSVKIFTSNLNTLLETLMI, from the coding sequence ATGGACTTTAGCATCAATATAAAAGAAATATTCACCGCTTTTATGGTACTTTTCGCCGTGATCGACATCACGGGATCAACCCCTATTATTATCGGGCTCAACAGTGCAGGTAAAAAAGTCAATGCAGGAAAAGCCGCAGGAATATCTCTTGCGATATTCATCACGTTCCTGTTTGCCGGAGATGGACTCTTGAAACTATTCAACATCGACATCTCCTCATTTGCCCTTGCAGGAGCGCTCGTCCTTTTCGTGCTAGCAGTCGAAATGACATTCAACATAGAAATTTTCCAGAATGATGGCCCGGAAGGATCAGCAACAATTGTCCCTGTCATATTCCCACTGATTGCTGGAGCCGGAGCATTAGCCACGACTTTAACTCTCAAAGCAGAATGTAGCGTGTTCAGCATTATTATTGCCATTATACTCAATATGCTTGTCGTATATATCGTCCTACGTAACGTCTATCTCGTGGAACGAGTATTGGGAAAAGGCGGTGTCTACATTTTACGGAAATTCTTCGGGATCATCCTGCTCGCCATGTCGGTAAAAATATTCACCTCCAACTTGAACACCTTACTGGAAACATTGATGATATAA
- a CDS encoding GIN domain-containing protein — MKKISFVIFMLCLTITGAFAQEQISISRFQGQKITGIEAHGIFSITAKQGTTTGVTVNIPARLEKQLVLKLDSDGKLHIYIDGKITTKNKRNNDDDRFTAEITFTSLDNVELTGVCKLETIGDFMTAKLKVDLSGASKMLVGGDFLAKEKLNIELSGASNLKGQMTSPESTFDISGASNLSLKGNTVHCKMEVSGASKANLEDFPINELKAEVSGAAKAHFQVKEKISLHTSGAAKATYSGDPIILSLHSSGASNINKITPKSFENRKKYEK, encoded by the coding sequence ATGAAAAAAATATCATTTGTCATTTTCATGCTCTGCCTCACAATAACCGGAGCATTCGCACAGGAACAAATCAGCATCTCCCGCTTCCAAGGACAAAAGATTACCGGAATCGAGGCTCACGGAATCTTCAGTATAACGGCTAAACAAGGTACCACGACCGGAGTCACCGTAAACATTCCAGCTCGACTTGAAAAACAACTCGTTCTGAAACTAGATTCCGATGGGAAATTACATATCTACATCGATGGGAAAATCACCACCAAAAACAAAAGAAACAATGACGATGATCGTTTCACGGCAGAGATTACCTTTACCAGCCTTGACAATGTGGAGTTAACCGGAGTCTGTAAATTGGAAACCATCGGGGATTTCATGACAGCCAAGCTAAAGGTGGACCTCTCCGGAGCCAGTAAAATGCTTGTAGGTGGAGATTTCCTAGCAAAAGAAAAACTTAACATCGAACTAAGTGGAGCCTCAAACCTCAAAGGACAAATGACCAGTCCCGAATCAACCTTCGACATTAGCGGAGCATCAAACCTCTCTCTTAAAGGTAACACCGTACATTGCAAAATGGAAGTATCAGGAGCCTCAAAAGCGAACCTGGAAGACTTTCCGATAAACGAACTGAAAGCAGAAGTATCGGGAGCTGCAAAAGCTCATTTTCAAGTCAAAGAAAAAATCAGTCTACACACCTCCGGTGCCGCAAAAGCTACATACTCCGGTGATCCGATCATCCTCTCCCTGCACTCATCGGGAGCCTCCAACATCAACAAGATCACGCCAAAATCCTTTGAGAATAGAAAAAAATACGAAAAGTAG